A single region of the Capra hircus breed San Clemente chromosome X unlocalized genomic scaffold, ASM170441v1, whole genome shotgun sequence genome encodes:
- the TBX22 gene encoding T-box transcription factor TBX22 yields MALSSRAHAFSVEALVGRPSKRKLPDPREEAQPELLEKDGGEEEERRSSAAAGRKSELTGKYPYRSPNPCTGYPCLLATTFGFNSFGSLEEKDIIQVELQGSELWKSFHDIGTEMIITKAGRRMFPSVRVKVKGLDPGKQYYVAIDVVPVDSKRYRYIYHSSQWMIAGNTDHSCITPRVYIHPDSPCSGETWMRQIISFDHVKLTNNEMDDKGHIILQSMHKYKPRVHVMKQDSRVDLSRIQSLPAEGVKTFSFKETEFTAVTAYQNQQITKLKIDRNPFAKGFRDPGRNRGVLDGLLETYPWRPSLTLDFKAFSADTQSGSSSSSPVTSSRGAPSSLNSLHSPLCSPPAFHIPTSSLGMPRPEVYLHNINLPLCYKICPNNFWQQQPLVLPALERLASNNSFQSSAPLMMEVPMLSSLGVTNSKNGLSEDLNGQCLQAPNSSNQMYELQALENILSPNPIAQEAIACSFHPSYGFYRYKFSTPPRLVNAANHLKVNDNSQVSFIEGKYNHTH; encoded by the exons ATGGCTCTAAGCTCTCGGGCGCATGCCTTCTCAGTGGAAGCCTTGGTGGGGAGACCCAGTAAAAGAAAACTACCAGACCCTAGAGAAGAGGCGCAACCTGAGCTGCTTGAGAAAGACggtggagaggaggaggagagaaggagcaGCGCCGCCGCAGGGAGGAAGAGCGAGCTGACTGGTAAGTACCCCTACCGCAGCCCAAATCCCTGCACCGGCTATCCTTGTTTGCTGG CAACTACTTTCGGCTTCAACAGCTTTGGAAGTCTGGAAGAGAAAGATATTATTCAAGTGGAACTTCAAGGATCTGAGCTGTGGAAGAGCTTCCATGACATTGGGACTGAGATGATCATTACGAAGGCTGGCAG GCGGATGTTCCCCTCTGTTCGGGTCAAAGTTAAAGGACTGGACCCAGGGAAACAGTACTATGTGGCCATTGATGTGGTGCCAGTAGATTCCAAACGTTATAG GTACATCTATCACAGCTCCCAGTGGATGATAGCCGGGAATACAGACCACTCATGCATCACTCCCAGGGTCTATATTCACCCAGACTCACCTTGTTCGGGAGAGACATGGATGCGCCAGATCATCAGCTTTGATCATGTGAAACTTACCAACAATGAGATGGATGACAAAGGTCAT ATCATTCTGCAGTCCATGCACAAGTACAAGCCCCGTGTGCACGTGATGAAGCAAGACAGCAGGGTTGACCTGTCCCGGATTCAGTCTCTGCCTGCTGAAGGGGTTAAAACATTCTCCtttaaagaaactgaattcaCCGCGGTGACAGCTTACCAAAACCAGCAG ATTACCAAACTGAAAATAGACAGGAATCCTTTTGCTAAAGGTTTTAGAGATCCTGGAAGAAACAG GGGTGTATTGGATGGACTTTTAGAGACCTACCCATGGAGGCCTTCTCTCACTTTGGATTTTAAAGCTTTTAGTGCAGACACACAAA GTGGAAGCAGCAGCTCATCCCCAGTGACCTCTAGTAGAGGGGCTCCTTCTTCTTTGAACTCTTTGCATTCTCCACTTTGTTCACCTCCTGCATTTCACATACCTACAAGCTCCCTTGGAATGCCCCGTCCAGAGGTGTACCTACACAATATCAACCTGCCCCTTTGCTACAAGATTTGCCCAAATAATTTTTGGCAACAGCAGCCTCTTGTCTTGCCTGCTCTTGAAAGACTAGCAAGCAACAACAGTTTTCAGTCTTCAGCCCCACTCATGATGGAAGTTCCCATGTTATCTTCTTTGGGAGTCACCAATTCAAAAAATGGTTTATCTGAAGACTTAAATGGACAGTGTCTACAAGCACCTAATTCTTCCAATCAAATGTATGAATTACAggcacttgaaaatattttatcaccAAACCCCATTGCTCAGGAAGCAATTGCTTGCTCTTTCCATCCTTCCTATGGCTTTTATAGGTACAAGTTCTCCACACCACCTAGACTGGTAAATGCTGCCAACCATCTTAAAGTGAATGACAACAGTCAAGTTTCTTTCATAGAAGGCAAATACAATCACACTCATTAG